One Oncorhynchus masou masou isolate Uvic2021 chromosome 18, UVic_Omas_1.1, whole genome shotgun sequence DNA window includes the following coding sequences:
- the gpr157 gene encoding G-protein coupled receptor 157 produces the protein MAVDQTVVYISEQIVILISCALSFLGSLLIIFTYIIWPDLRTTPRTLLVFLSVADLLSAGSYAYGVWSVFESNSVDCVVQGAISTFANTSSFFWTVAIAIYLYILIVKSNQRQADSFVLCFHVISWGIPLGITVAALALGHIGYDASEVSVGWCWVRIQAPDHVLWMLLTGKIWEFLAYLTLPVLYVLIKKHIHRAHAALSEYRPILACSPLSQSLSNMADRKLTLIPIIFIALRIWSTVRFLLMLADSPARQNPVLVTLHGIGNTFQGAANCIMFVLFTQPIRSRLSTMLCCCSCRVRSGASLIPSNTPNHSGLGLDVETPSQPEDTPNTSSRGWPDGC, from the exons ATGGCCGTTGATCAGACTGTTGTATACATTTCAGAACAGATAGTTATTTTGATTTCGTGTGCCCTGTCTTTTTTGGGCTCTTTACTTATTATCTTTACGTACATCATTTGGCCAGATTTGAGAACAACGCCGAGAACACTTCTGGTCTTCTTGTCCGTGGCTGACTTGTTGTCTGCGGGCTCGTACGCATACGGAGTTTGGAGTGTCTTTGAATCAAACTCTGTGGATTGCGTCGTTCAAGGAGCGATATCTACTTTCGCCAACACGAGTTCGTTTTTCTGGACTGTCGCTATCGCTATATATCTGTACATTTTAATCGTCAAGTCGAATCAAAGACAAGCTGACAGCTTCGTGTTATGTTTTCACGTTATCAG cTGGGGCATCCCTCTAGGTATCACAGTAGCAGCTCTGGCTCTGGGCCATATTGGCTACGATGCATCGGAAGTGTCTGTGGGCTGGTGCTGGGTGAGGATCCAGGCTCCAGACCATGTCCTGTGGATGCTGCTCACTGGGAAGATATGGGAGTTCCTGGCCTATCTCACCCTCCCAGTCCTCTACGTCCTCATCAAGAAGCACATCCACAGAGCG CATGCTGCTCTGTCTGAGTACCGGCCCATCCTGGCCTGCAGTCCTCTGTCCCAGTCCCTTTCCAATATGGCCGACAGGAAGTTGACCCTTATCCCCATCATCTTCATCGCCCTGCGTATCTGGAGCACCGTGCGTTTCCTGCTGATGCTGGCCGACTCGCCAGCCAGGCAGAACCCTGTGCTCGTCACGCTACAT GGCATTGGGAACACCTTCCAGGGAGCTGCAAACTGTATCATGTTTGTCCTGTTCACTCAGCCAATCCGCTCCCGTCTCTCCACCATGCTCTGCTGCTGCTCCTGCAGGGTCAGGTCTGGGGCCTCCCTCATACCCTCCAACACACCCAACCACAGTGGTTTGGGCCTGGATGTGGAGACGCCCTCACAACCAGAGGACACCCCGAATACCAGCTCTCGTGGCTGGCCGGACGGCTGCTGA